The following is a genomic window from Paludisphaera rhizosphaerae.
ACCACGTATGCTGAGTTCTCAACTCCGTAGTCGCGGACGATCTTGAGATCGGGGTCGGTCAACATGGGGTAGGCGATGCGAAGACGCTCCGCCCACCTCTGCGCCGGCCCTCCTTCGACGTCCACGACGCCCAGGAACTCGACGCCGGGATAGGCCTTGTCCAGTTGGTTGAAGAACGGCTGGGCGGCCTCGCTGCAGGGGCAGCCGGCCTTGATGAAAGTCAGGACGACGGGCCCGCGACGGAGCCGTTCGGCGAGTTCGACTCGATCGCCGTTCAGCGCGGATGCGACGAACGGCGGAGCCGGTCGACTCACCATCGCCCGGCTGGCGTCGGCCATCTCCTTTGTGACCAGGTGCTTGGGCGTGCTTTCCAGGATGACCAGTTCGCCGGGCGTCGGCCCGCCCGGGTCGCGATGGATTCGCGCCCAGGCGTAGAGTCCGCCGACGAAGAGGACGGCGGCGCAGAGCGCCGCAGTCGCAAGACGACTCATTTCGGCCTCCTCAGAACGCGTCGGAGGAGACGACCTCGCCGCCGTTGCGGGTCGCGATTCCGCGCCACGTCGGAAGGCTGATCGAGTCCTTGGCGAACTGGCAGTGGCCGTCGCAAAACAGAACGTTTACGCCGCCCGAGTGGTTGCTGCGGGCGGCCTTCCACGCCGGGTTGTGCGGCGGGCTCGACTGCCAGCAGTCGTAGAGCTTGGAGTTCGGCGTAAGGTAGTGGTTGTAAAGGCTGGTCCGGTAGTCGCCGTCCCACCAGCCGAAGCCCTTGTCGAGCCGCCAGCCGCTCGGGGTGGAGCAACCGGCGTCCGAAAGCGGGGTCGATCCGATCGCGGCGGCCCGGCGCACGTCCGACGGCATGGGCGTCGCCCCAGTCTGGGTCGAGGCGCCTCCGGCCGCCGGGCCGATCAACTGCTCCGACGCGGCGGCCGTGTTGCTCGACCCGTCGGCGACCGAGGCCACCGACTGCGCCGGCCCCAGCACGAAGGCGCCGTTGGGAACGACGGTTAATCCCGCGTCGCCCGGATTCGCGCTGCCGGGCGATCCGTCCCCCGTGCAGAAGTGGTAATTGCTCGGCCCCGAGGTCAGCCCGCCGGCCAGCGGCGAGGGGGGCGTGGCGGGATCGCTCGGGCAGAGGAAGAAGCTCACCTTCGCCGACATGACCGTGAGATTCGTCGGGAACGGCGTCCAGGGGGCGGTGCCGAGGACGGTCGACGGGCCGGCCGCGATAGGCCAGTTCATGTTGAGCGCGTTGTAGACGCTCGTCTGCTCCAGGTACGGCGAAAGCTGGGCGAGAACCGACCAGCGGTAATGCAAGGCGGGCACCCCGGGGTAGACCTGGTTGTTTTGCGGATAGAGGAACCCCACCGGGAAGCAGTTGACCGCCGAATGGTAGTTGTGCAGCGAGATCCCGATTTGCTTCAGGTTGTTGGTGCACTGCATCCGCCGAGCCGCCTCGCGAGCGGCCTGGACGGCGGGGAGCAAGAGGGCGATGAGTACCGCGATGATCGCAATGACCACCAGCAGCTCGATCAGCGTGAAGGCTCGTTGACGTCGCATGAGAATAAGATGTTCCGAATTCGAGGATGCCTGAGGCGCAGGCCGGCCCGAGTCGGCGTCGACCGTTACGCGTTCATATCACGGATGTAGCTCGATCCATCGCTCCGCGCAGGCTGATCCCGTTCAACGTAAGTTGCACAAGACTTCGGCGAGAACCGAGATCCTCGTTTCTCCACGGATCGGAGAAGGGAGAGGAGCTCGCCCTACCGGGTCGAATCGCGGCAAACTCATGCCGGACGGAACGGCCGACTGGAGCGACGGCTGGTGAAGCGTCGCGATGGAGGCCCGAGCCGAGCTCAGGCCGAGGCATCCCCGCGCGGGGGTCTTTCGAGGCGAGAGGCGAGAGGTGAAGGGAGCGTTGAAGCCGGTGGAGGAAGGAGTCGGCGGCCGCTGTGAGGCCGTCGCAGATCCATCCGCTCGACGAGCGCCGCCGACTTGGCCGTCGGGCCCGTCGGAATGGCCGTTGGAGCGACGGGATCGCCGCAGGGGACGTCGCCCATGCAGGGCCCGGAACTCTCCTCCTCCGCGGCCTTCGGAACTGGCGTGGAGGCGTCGGAAGAGAGTGGCGGCTTCGCCTTCTTCGGACCGCAGCAGCAGGATGCACCTCGGCAATGATTGCCGCAACGGCAGTTCAGAGCATGTTCGTCGGCGGCTTCCCCGCTCAGGCTGACGGCCGGAGCCGATCCCCACGAGACCGCAGGGCCGACCGCGACCAGCGCCAGGATCGCGACGATCCGACGGAGCAAGGTCGGGCAGGTTGGCAGCGCTCGCCTGGTCATGGGACCTGAGGGAGGAGGGCGTGGGGTCAGGTGGACGCCATATCCTCAGCCACCGACTCGGGGGATGTCAAGAAGGCTCTTGCAGCCAACCGGCGCGGACAATGTCTCACGGAACGACGCGGCGGATGCGATGATTCTCCGTATCGCCGATGACGAAGGAGCGGCCGTCGGGGGTGAAAGCAACGCCGTGAGGGCGCGCCAGACCGGCGGCGACGGCCGGGCCGCCGTCGCCTTCAGGACCCTTCTTGCCGTGGCCGGCGACAGTCGTCACCGTGTGGGTCTTTCCGTCGATGCGTCGGATCGTGTGGTTCTCGGTGTCGACGATCAGGAGGTCGCCGTTGGGACCGGCGTCGAGTTCCTTGGGACCGTCGAAGACCGCGTCACGCGCTGGGCCGCCGTCCCCCTTGTAACCCTTCGTCCCGCCGGCGAGCGTTGAGACGGTCCCGTCCGGGGCGACCTTGCGCAGGGAGTGGCCGTTGCGTTCCAGAATCAGGACCGCGCCGTCGTCGAGCGCCTCGATCGCGCGGGGCCCAAAGAACGAGGCCGAAGCGACCGGCCCGCCGTCCCCTGCATGACGCCCCTTGCCGTCGCCGGCGAACGTCGCGATCTTCCCCGTCGCCAGGTCGACCACCCGCACGCGATGGCCCGAAACGTCGGCGATGAACAGCCGGCCGCGACCGTCGAGCGACACGTCGTTCGGCTCGACGATCCCCGCCGCCGTCGCCGGCCCGCCGTCGCCCGAGGTCGTCTTGTCGCCGTTGCCCGCGACCGTCGTGATGACCCCCGTTCGCCCGTCGACCCGTCGCACGCGACGGTTTAGCCGATCGGCGAAATACAGGGTCCCGTCGCCGTCGATCGCCATCCCGTAGGGCTCGTCCAGCTTCGCCGCCGTCGCCGGCCCGCCGTCTCCCGCGAATCCTTTCGAGCCGTCGCCGACAACCGTCGTGATGACGCCGCTCTTCGCGTCCACCCGCCGGATGCGCTGGTTTCCCGTGTCCGACAGATAGAGGTTTCCGTCCCGGTCGTAAACCACGTCGAACGGCTGGTTCAGCCGGGCCTTCGCCGCCGGCCCGCCGTCGCCCGAGAACCCCGCCTCGCCCGTGCCGACGATCGCATCGATCCGGGACTTCGTTTCATCCCCCGGCCCCGCCAACACCACGGCCGCCGCCAGCATCGCGAAGAAGCTCATGAGTCGCATCCCTCCTAATTGCCGGTCATGGTAGCACGACCGTCGGCCCTCATCGCGGATTCCATCCGTTTCGCACAAGAAATGATTTCCGCGATTTCTGAAATTATGATACAGTCCGTCGAAACCAGATAATCAGGTCGATCGACGGAGGCTCGGCCATGTACGACGTAGCCGTGGTTGGAGGGGGCCTGGCGGGAATGGCGACGGCGGCGAGGCTCCAGGCGCGGGGGCTCTCGACGGTGGTTCTGGAGGGCCACGGCCAGCCGGGCGGCTGTGCGGGGTTCTACCGGCGTGCGGGGTTCTCGTTCGACGTCGGGGCGACGACTCTGGTGGATTTCGGCCCGGGGGGCCTGGGCGGCGAACTGCTGGCCGATTTGGGGGTCGATCCCGAGATCGAGATGCTCCCGGGGTATGTCGCGTGGTTGCCGGATCGTCGGGTGACGTTGCATCGGGACGCCTCGGCGTGGGCCGTGGAGCGGATGCGGGCCTTCGGCGACACCCCGGCGCATCGAGCCTTCTGGGGGCTGATCGACCGGCTGGCCGAGGTCTTCTGGCGGGCGAGCCGCAACGGCGTCAAACTGCCGTTCCAGAACCCGGCCGACGTGTTCCGGGCCGTCCGAACCATCGGCCTGAGGGATCTGTTTCTGGCTCGCCATCTGAACCGGACGATGGCCGACGCCCTCCGATCGGCCGGTCTACGGAAGGACAAGCCACTCGCGGGGATGCTCGGAATGCTCGTCGAAGACACCGTCCACAGCACGCTCGAGGACGCCCCGCTGATCAACGCGGCGCTCGGGGTGACGATGCGAGGGGCCGGCATTGGCCGAGCTCGGGGTGGGATGCGGGGATTCTGGCGGCGGCTGACGGCGCGCTACCGCGAGTTGGGGGGCGAGATTCGCGTCGGCCGAGCGGTGGAGCGGGTCGACGGCCGCGAGGGATCGTTCCACATCCAGACGCGTCGCGACCACCTGACGGCGGCCCGCGTGGTGATGGCCGTCCCGCCGCCGATCGCCGCGAAGATCGGACCTCCCGAGTTGAACGAGGCGCTCAAGCCTCACCTGCGCCGCAACGCCGATGCGATGGGCGGCGCCATGGTCGTCTTCCTGGGCGTGCCCGAGCGCGAGGTCGACGGCCAGACCTTCACCCACCACCAGCTCATGCAGGACTACGACCAGCCGCTCGGGAATGGTAACAACATGTTCATGTCGGTATCAAGTCCCGGCGACGTCGAGAGCGCCCCGGCCGGCTTCCGGGCCGTGATGATCTCCACGCACTGCGAGTTGTCGCCGTGGGAGGGGCTCTCACCCGAGGACTACGCCGCCCGCAAGCGCGAGGCCGGCGACCGACTGTTGACCCTCGCCCGACGGGTCTTCCCGAACCTGGGCCAGTCAGCGGTGGTTTACGAGGTGGGCACACCCCGGACCTACGCACGGTTCACGGGTCGTCCCCGAGGGGCCGTGGGCGGATCAAAGCTGACCCCCTCGATCGCCAACCAGAACGCGATCCCCCACGACGTCGGCGTTCCCGGAATCCGGCTCGTCGGCGACGGCGTCTGGCCGGGCCTGGGGACCGTCGCATGCTGCCTCGGGGCGAAAATCGTCGCGGAGCAATTGCTCCAAAGCAAAGGCTGGGACTCCCGCCGCGCGATGCGTCGAGGATTGCAGAACGAACGCCAGGAACGGGGAAGGCTCGGTGGCACAATGGCGGGAACGACGACCGGAGGCTGATCCACCGGCACCGAGGGCGGTTTTCATGGCGACGGCGACGAGGACGGACGCCTACGGCGCGGCGGCGGAAGGCGAGACGCGGATCCGAACGGCGGGCGTGTCGTAGGACTTCTACGCGCTGTTCGTCGAGGCTTCCTCGGCCGACAACGGCCGGGCGACCGATTCCAGCGAAGCCCCCTCGGCCTTCACGCCGAAAACGAGAACGACGCCCACCGTCGCGATCAGGAGGACGGCCGCGAAAAGGTCGCCGTAGAAGAGGTTCGTCCGCGACCGGCTGTCGATCAGCGAGCCGAACAGCCAGGGGGCCAGCGTCCCCCCGACGAGCGTGCCGGTGGCGAAGAACAAGGCGATCACCATGCCGCGCAGCTCGATGGGGAAGATCTCGCTTACCGTCAGATAGGCCGAACTGGCGGCCGAAGACGCGAAGAAGAAGACCAGCGCCCAGAGCGCCGTCTGTGTGCCCGGCGTCAGAACGTCGATCCAGAACAGCCATCCAGTGAGAGCCAGCAGCACGGCGGCGATCGTATACGTCCCAGCGATCATGGGCTTGCGACCCACGGTGTCGAAGAACCGGCCCAGGGTCACCGGCCCGAGGAAGTTGCTGAACGCGAACGGGAGCAAGTAAAGCCCCACGCGGTCACGCTCCACGCCGAAGAAATTGGCGAGCACCAACGGCATCGTGAAGAAGACGCCGTTGTACAGGAACGCCTGCGAGACGATCAGCGCCAGGCCCAGCGCCGTCCGACCGGGGTAGGTCCTCAGCATCACCCCCGCCAGCTCGCCGAAGCCGATCGGCCCCCGGGGCTTGATCGCCATCTCCTCGTCGACCTCTGGCAACTGACCGACTTTCGGGTCGGCCTCGATCTCCTTCTCCAACTCGTCGACGACGCGTTCGGCTTCCTCGGGCTCGCCGTGCGTGAGCAACCACCGGGGGCTCTCCGGAACATGCTGACGGAGGAAGATCACGACCAACCCGAGTGCCGCCCCCAGGCCGAAACCCAACCGCCAGCCCACGTTGACGTCCAAAAGCCGACGGTCCAGCAGGACGATGCTGGCCAGCGAGCCGGCTGCCGCGCCCAACCAGAACGTTCCGTTTACCGCCAGGTCCGTCCATCCCCGCACCCGCGCCGGGATCAACTCGTCGATGGCCGAGTTGATCGCCGAATACTCGCCGCCGATCGCCGCGCCGGTCAGGAACCGGAATATCGCGAAGCTCCAGAAATCCCATGAGAAGGCCGTTGCACAGGCCGCTGCCAGGTACAGGCCCAGCGTCACGGTGAACAGTTTCTTCCGCCCCAGACGATCGGTCAGCCAGCCGAAGACCAGAGCCCCGGAAACCGCCCCCGTCAGGTAAGCCGTCCCCAATAGGCCGATCTGCGAGCCCGTGAAGTGGAGCGTCCCCGGATCCTCCAGCACAGCGCCGAAGGAGCCGATCAACGTCACCTCAAGTCCGTCGATGATCCACGTCACCCCCAGCGCCGCGATCACCAACCAGTGCCAACGGCTCCAGGGGAGACGGTCCATCCGGGCGGGGACCTGAGTCCGAAATGATTCCGACGTGGTCGGCGAGACAGTCGTCATACGGCCGAACCTCTTACGTACTTAGAAGAAGGAAGCCCTTCCGTTCCCCCCCTGCCTTCGCACGCCTCATGCCGATGTGGTCCTGCCGCGACAGGCTGAGACCGGCCGACTTGCGAAAATAGGGTGGATAGGAAAGAATGGAAGGCAATCCGAGAGTGACGTCGCGAGGCAGGCATCGGGGAGGCGGCAGCATGGCGCGGGGATTCGGCGGACGGCGGCGTGGAAGATCGGCGGGGATGCGCCTGGCGTTCGAGCACCTGGAGGCTCGAAGGCTGCTGAACGCGTCGATCGACATCGCGGCCGACGGCTCGCTGGTCTACAAGACCGACCCGGCGGCCGCTCAGACGCTGGTGGTCTCCCGCACGGGGAACGTCTACACCTTCGCGGTGGGGACGGCCGAGAACCCGATCGACGTGACGAGCAACGCCGCGAGTCTGCCGACGACCGGCTCGGGCACGACCACCGTGACGGTGACCGGCCCGGCGCGTCTGCAATTCGACGCCGTATCCGACAGCCAGACGATCCGTGTGCAGAGCACGGGGGTCGCCACCCAGATCGTTCTCACGGGTGATTCGGAAAAGGTGATCCTGGGCGACGACGTGTCGGCCGCCACGGGTGGGGTCCGGGCGCTGCAGGGGCCGATCACGGTCTCGGCCGCGACGGGCTCCGAGCTGAACAGCCTGCTGGTCGACGACGGGCCGGCCGTCTATGCCGCGGGCGTCAAACCGACCTACGCCGTGTCGGCGACGACGATCACGTCGACCAACGCGACGGTCGCGGCCGACTTCAAGGGAATCACGTATTCGGGCGTCTCGACCCTGACCGTCAAGGGGACGTCCGACACGACCTCTCCGAGCCCCCTCTACCTCATCAAGGGAACGGCGGGAGGCGTCGTCACGACGATCGACGGATCGGTCGGCCCGGCGCACCGGGACTTCTCGATCATCGGCACCGCCTCCGCGACGGGGAGCAAGCTGGCGATCAAATCGGCCGGCGACGCGAGCGTCTCGGTCGCCTCGATCGACGCCCCCGTGACGTATCAGGGGGGCGCCTCGTCGACGATCTACCTGGAGAGCGTCCGGGGGACGAACTACGGCATCGACTCCGACTTCGTGGTGTTGGGTTCGTCCGGGGCGGCCAACATCAAGGTCGCCAACTTCTGGAACCACACGAGCTCGCTCAGCGGGACGCCGAACTGGTTCCTCACGAGGGCCTCAGGCGCTGGATATGCGGCCCTGCGCGATCAGGACAACCCGGCCGTCGGCGGGCTGTTCTTCCAGCCGGGGTCGGTCCACAGCCTGGGGATCAACGCGTCCGGAAATCAGGGCGCGTCGCTGATGGTCGATTACAGCACCGGCGACCCGCTCCCCTACGGGCCCGCGACCGGAACCGCCGGCGAGCCGAACGTCGGCCTGACCTACGTCGGCGCGACGGGCATCCACCCAGGCTCGAAGTACGCGCTGGCCTTCGTCGGCTCGCCCCCCTCGGGAGCCTTCTCGACTGAGGCGGTCACGGCGTTGCCGTTGTACCGGGGGACCATCGCGCTGACCGAGGCGTCGGGAGGCCTTCGGAACATCGCCTACCAGTTGACCGCCACCGCTCCGCTGATCGACGACGCGACGACGGCGACCTCGTACCGCTGGTTCTACGACATCATGGCCGGAGCCGTGGACGGTCAGCGGACGCTCCCCGACGGCACGGTCGTCTCGGCGAAGGTTGATTCCACCCTGACGATCAGCGCCGGCGTCTCGATCACAGAAGGCCAGGCGTTGGCTCTGTCCGAAGCAAACGCCGCGGCTTATCTGGCGAGCTACCTGGTATCCGCGAAGTCGTCCGTCCGGATCTTGCGGGGATGGTCGCTGGGCTCGGTGACGACGGTCCTCAATTACGTCTCGAACGTCGACAAGGTGACGCAGGACAAGCTGCCGGTGGACGGCCTCCAGAAGCTGTCGATCGAGGACGCGTCCCCGGCCTCGCTGCCGACGGCCGACGTCATCCGGATCCAGTCGACGCCCATCGACATCTCGGTCTTCGGAGTTCAGAACGACGCGTCCGACTCGATGGTCCTCTACCTCGCGGGAACGGCCGATGCGATCTCGGTCGGCCTCGACGGAGGCTCCGGCTCAAACCCCAACGACGGCGAGCCGTACGAGGACAAGCTGTTTATCGCCGCCGGCGGCCTGGACCTCTCGGCGTCGAACTTCGTTCCGCTGGGGACCGGGTCTTTCCAGATCCCCGCACTCCCGGGACTCTCGACGACCATCGCGGTGCGGAACTACGAGGACGTGCAGGTCTATAACTCCTCGGCCCTGACCTTCACGCTCCAGCCGAAGACGATCACGACCACGGCCCGGTCCCCCCTGGTGAACGTCGTCGCCGGGATCCTGACCACCACGATCGACGGCTTCTCGCCCGAGGGCCTGGCGGCGACGATCGTCTGGGGCGACGGGACTTACTCCGACGGGACCATCCAGGCCATCTCGGGCAATCCCTCGGCCTACGAGATCGTGGGGACGCACACCTACACCAACGCGGGCGTCTACACGCCGAAGATCTACGTGAGCGGGGCTGGCACCACTGAGACCACCATCGCCGGCGTGCCGATCACATTCCAGGTCGACGGCTCGTCCGGAACCACCGCGACGGCCCCGGCTCTCTACGGCCGGCTGGCGGCTTCCAGCGACTCGGGCGTGTCTGATTCCGACGGGATTACCAACGTCGTCCTGCCGACCTTCCAGGGCGTCAGCGGCATCGCCGGCGCCTGGATCGACGTTTACGCGATCACCGCCGGCGCGGGCGGGACGATCGTCCGGCTGGGCTCGGTCGCGTCCGACGCCGCCGGCGCATGGACCATCACCTCGACGGTCCCCCTGGCCGACGGCACGTACACGATCCAGGCGGTCTCCACGAGCACGTCGACCTGGGCCAACGGGTCTTACACCTTCACCACTCCGCTGGTCATCGACACCGTCGGCCCCCGGATCTGGTCCCTCACCGCCGCGCCGCTCTCCTCACGGATCTCGATCGGCGTCCGCGACTTCGGCGGCCAGGCCGACGCCGGCACGGGCGTGGATCTGGCCCGCGCCCGCGACGCGGCCTCCTACACCTTCGCCACCTCGAACGGGGCCGCCCGGCCGATCGCCTCGATCATCGTCTCCCCTGGTTCGACGAACGGCGTGCAAACGGTGAGCCTGACCTTCGGCTCGCGGATCGTCGACGGCGCGTACCTGCTGACGGTCCTCTCGTCGGCCGGACGGACCTTCGGCATCCAAGACATCGCCGGCAACCCGCTCGACGGCTCGTTCTCCGGTACGTTCCCCTCCGGCGGCTCGAACACCGGCGCCGACTTCCGCGCCCGCCTCACCTTCGCCGGCAGCAGGCTGTCGACGATCCGAAAGGCGTGAGCCGAGTCAGGAGAGGAACCACTGGAACGTTCGCGTCGCGTCGTTCATATAGATCCCCACGAGGAGGATCCAGGCGGCGATCCCGCTGAGGATCAAGACGGCGGCGCGTCCCGTCGCCTGGTCCTGTTTCATGACCCAGTCGCCGATGCACATGACCGTCATTGACGGACCGGCGCATACGGCGACGCCCAACCCTTGCAGCCCGAAGCGCGCGGCGGCGTAGGCCGCCCCGATCGGCCCCCCGACGTTTCTGGGATGAACGCCGGGCGGCATCCCCCCTCTGATCCAGATCACGAACCACAAGAAATACACCAGCGTGAGGGCGATGAGGGGATAGAGAACGACGACCCACCCGTAAGACGCCAGCCAACCCGCGCCCTTCGCACGCCGAACGACGAACGCGATGGGCGTCGTCACGCCGAAGAAGAACGCCACAACCGACACATGCTGCGGCGGCGTGATCGCCAGGACGCCCGCGACCGCTGCAACGGCCAGCATCAACGAACTCAGCCGAAAGCCCCCACGGCTACTGGGTGCGTTCGGTGTTGCCGTTGATGAGGAATCGTCCTCCGTCATCCCGCTCGTCCCTTCGCTGGGCGGCAGAGCTTCGCCAGATGCGCGGCGACTTGCGCAGCTCCATCCGGCGCGTACGGCGGCTTGAGGCGGCCCAGGGCGAAGGCGCAGTCGAGGGCCGGGCCGATCCGCATGGCGGCGAAGTCGCGCGAGGCGACAGGGACGCCGCCTCCCCAGGATCTCGCGGCGCGGTCGAGGGCCCGGTATTCGGCAAAGCCGACGCGCGGCGGATACAGGATCGGCCGACCGTGGGCCATGGCCTCGCTCATCGTCCCATAACCGGCCTTGGCGACCACCGCGTCCGTCGAGGCGATCAGGTCGCCTCCCGACCACTCCGAGGCCGAGACCAGGTGCAGGTTCGGCAGGGCTCCCGCCGGCGCGGCGTGATAGCCGACGAAGTGGACGCCGCGACTCGCGAACGACGCCAGTCGGCCCCAGTCCAGGTCGTCCTGGCCGTATCGACCGACGTAGAAATAAACAAGTTTCTCCGTTTTCCCAAGCCCCAGCAGGCCGCGCAGCTCCTTGGTGCGATCGCGGCCCGGGTTGGCGACCAGGCCGACGTCCGTCTGGTTGGGGAGCCACCCCATCTTGAGGGCGGGCTCCGCGCGGAAGACCCCTGCGGCCTGGCGATAGGCCGCCTTCAGATCGGCGACGAGGCGTTTCGCCTCCGGGCTGGCGTCCTGGGCGTAAGGCTTGTAGATGTCGTACCAGGTGAAATTGGCCAGCAGCCAGCCCGGAACTCCCGCGCGACGGGCCGAGACCAGCGGCAGCGGCGGAGCGTCGGAGAGCACGGCGGCGGCGTCGACGCGACGGAGGTATTCGGCGTCGTCGTCGACCCGAGGAAGCGACTCGCGATAAACGGCGATCGCCCGTTCGAGGGTCGCCGCCGCGTCGGTCGAGCCGCTGCCGCCCATCGGGTTGACCGCGCCGGAGTCGGAGACGTGGGCGTCCAGATCGGCTGGGCGAAGCAGACGCTCTCGCCAGTTTGGGAACAGGTCGGGCGAGCACCGGATGATGATGGGGATCTCGGCCGGCACCTTGTTGAGCACGGCCACGGTTCGGTTCATGTGGCCGAAGCCGTGGCTCGTCACGTGGACTACCAGCACGCCCGGTTTCGCACTCGTTCCCGCCCGCTTCGCCATCGTCGGCCTCCTCCTCGTCCTCGTGGAGGGGCTACGTTACCGCACCTCGCGACGGCCGGGCAAGCGGACCGCCCCGAGGTGCGTCGGCTCGTCGATCACCGCCGGGCGGCTTGAAGGACCGGCCAGGCGTCGCGGCGAGGCTGCGAGGAGCGTTGAAAGGCGCGTTCGCGCTCGAGGCGGGTTTGTTCAAAGAGGGTCCGATAGAGCCGCTCGTCGACCTCGTCGAAGACCTTGCCGCGACGGCCGGCGACGATCCTCGCGGTGGCGAAAAGCTGGTCGAGAGCAAAGCCCGGCTCAACGCGGCCGTACAACACGGCCGTGAACGACGGGACGTGCTTGGGCAGCAACAGCCCTGCCGGCAGGACGTTGCACATCACGCCGACCGAAGTGCCCGTGTTGAGCATGGAGCCCATGCCGGTGCGGGTATGGTCGCCGACGAAGCAGCCGACCTTCGCCTGGCCGGTGGCGATCGGGTCGCCCTGAAGCGGGACGAAGACCTCGCCATAGTCGTTGCGGAGGTCGCTGTTGGAGGTGATCGCCCCCAGGTTGACCCACTCGCCGACGTAGGCGTGGCCGAGGAACCCCTCGTGGTACTTGTTCGAATAGCCGTGAACGATCGACGCCTCGACCTCGCCGCCGATCCGGCAGTTGGGGCCGATCGTCACCGCCCCCCGGACGTTGGCTCGGAAAAGCTGGCTCTCCGCGCCGATGACGCAGGGGCCTTCGACCCTCGTGAACGGCTGGATCCAGGCCCCCGCTCCGACGGTGATCGGGCCGTTGGTGACGTCGAAGACGACGTAAGGGTCGATGCGGGCCGTTTCATGCAGCCGAAGCCGGTCCGAAGGGCCGACCAGGGCCAGGGTCGCCAGTTGACGGTTGCTGACGGCCGGCTTCCCCTCGCGGGCGAAATCGCGCTCGAGGTGCCGGCCGTTGGCCGTGACGAGGTCCCAAGGCCGGTCGATCCACTCGCCGCCGATCTCGTCGCCCGAGTGCCGGGCCAGGAGGCCGTCGAACCAGTCGTCGACGTTGTTCCATTCCAGGCCCAGGACGTCGTCGGGCCCAACCCAGGCGCAGGCCGGGCGGCCGTCGCAAAGGCCGACCCACGGACCGCCAGAGGGAGGCTCAAAGCCCTCGGGCGGAACCCATCGGCCGCGGGCGACCACCACCGGCCCGCGCGCCAGCCAGTCGCGATCGTTGACCACGACGTGCGGATCGCGTCGCCGCTGGACTTCCGCCAGGTGGTTGCGAATCAGGGCCCCACGCCTCTGGGGGCCGTTCCCGACGCCGAACGCCCGGGCG
Proteins encoded in this region:
- a CDS encoding Ig-like domain-containing protein, which translates into the protein MARGFGGRRRGRSAGMRLAFEHLEARRLLNASIDIAADGSLVYKTDPAAAQTLVVSRTGNVYTFAVGTAENPIDVTSNAASLPTTGSGTTTVTVTGPARLQFDAVSDSQTIRVQSTGVATQIVLTGDSEKVILGDDVSAATGGVRALQGPITVSAATGSELNSLLVDDGPAVYAAGVKPTYAVSATTITSTNATVAADFKGITYSGVSTLTVKGTSDTTSPSPLYLIKGTAGGVVTTIDGSVGPAHRDFSIIGTASATGSKLAIKSAGDASVSVASIDAPVTYQGGASSTIYLESVRGTNYGIDSDFVVLGSSGAANIKVANFWNHTSSLSGTPNWFLTRASGAGYAALRDQDNPAVGGLFFQPGSVHSLGINASGNQGASLMVDYSTGDPLPYGPATGTAGEPNVGLTYVGATGIHPGSKYALAFVGSPPSGAFSTEAVTALPLYRGTIALTEASGGLRNIAYQLTATAPLIDDATTATSYRWFYDIMAGAVDGQRTLPDGTVVSAKVDSTLTISAGVSITEGQALALSEANAAAYLASYLVSAKSSVRILRGWSLGSVTTVLNYVSNVDKVTQDKLPVDGLQKLSIEDASPASLPTADVIRIQSTPIDISVFGVQNDASDSMVLYLAGTADAISVGLDGGSGSNPNDGEPYEDKLFIAAGGLDLSASNFVPLGTGSFQIPALPGLSTTIAVRNYEDVQVYNSSALTFTLQPKTITTTARSPLVNVVAGILTTTIDGFSPEGLAATIVWGDGTYSDGTIQAISGNPSAYEIVGTHTYTNAGVYTPKIYVSGAGTTETTIAGVPITFQVDGSSGTTATAPALYGRLAASSDSGVSDSDGITNVVLPTFQGVSGIAGAWIDVYAITAGAGGTIVRLGSVASDAAGAWTITSTVPLADGTYTIQAVSTSTSTWANGSYTFTTPLVIDTVGPRIWSLTAAPLSSRISIGVRDFGGQADAGTGVDLARARDAASYTFATSNGAARPIASIIVSPGSTNGVQTVSLTFGSRIVDGAYLLTVLSSAGRTFGIQDIAGNPLDGSFSGTFPSGGSNTGADFRARLTFAGSRLSTIRKA
- a CDS encoding glycosyltransferase family protein; amino-acid sequence: MAKRAGTSAKPGVLVVHVTSHGFGHMNRTVAVLNKVPAEIPIIIRCSPDLFPNWRERLLRPADLDAHVSDSGAVNPMGGSGSTDAAATLERAIAVYRESLPRVDDDAEYLRRVDAAAVLSDAPPLPLVSARRAGVPGWLLANFTWYDIYKPYAQDASPEAKRLVADLKAAYRQAAGVFRAEPALKMGWLPNQTDVGLVANPGRDRTKELRGLLGLGKTEKLVYFYVGRYGQDDLDWGRLASFASRGVHFVGYHAAPAGALPNLHLVSASEWSGGDLIASTDAVVAKAGYGTMSEAMAHGRPILYPPRVGFAEYRALDRAARSWGGGVPVASRDFAAMRIGPALDCAFALGRLKPPYAPDGAAQVAAHLAKLCRPAKGRAG
- a CDS encoding putative sugar nucleotidyl transferase; translated protein: MRLCLVEDLAAAGLEPLTLTRPVYDLLLGASTLGEKIARAFGVGNGPQRRGALIRNHLAEVQRRRDPHVVVNDRDWLARGPVVVARGRWVPPEGFEPPSGGPWVGLCDGRPACAWVGPDDVLGLEWNNVDDWFDGLLARHSGDEIGGEWIDRPWDLVTANGRHLERDFAREGKPAVSNRQLATLALVGPSDRLRLHETARIDPYVVFDVTNGPITVGAGAWIQPFTRVEGPCVIGAESQLFRANVRGAVTIGPNCRIGGEVEASIVHGYSNKYHEGFLGHAYVGEWVNLGAITSNSDLRNDYGEVFVPLQGDPIATGQAKVGCFVGDHTRTGMGSMLNTGTSVGVMCNVLPAGLLLPKHVPSFTAVLYGRVEPGFALDQLFATARIVAGRRGKVFDEVDERLYRTLFEQTRLERERAFQRSSQPRRDAWPVLQAARR